A single genomic interval of Calypte anna isolate BGI_N300 chromosome 3, bCalAnn1_v1.p, whole genome shotgun sequence harbors:
- the ITGB1BP1 gene encoding integrin beta-1-binding protein 1 isoform X3 yields MGVSKYGIKVSTSDQYDVLHRHALYLIVRMVCYDDGLGAGKSLLALKTTDAASEECSLWVYQCNSLEQAQAICKVLSTAFDSVLMSEKS; encoded by the exons ATGGGAGTTTCCAAATATGGCATTAAAGTTTCAACATCTGATCAGTAT GATGTGTTACACAGGCACGCTCTCTATTTAATTGTACGGATGGTCTGTTACGACGATGGTCTGGGAGCAGGAAAAAGTTTACTGGCTTTGAAGACAACAGATGCAGCCTCTGAAGAATGCAGCCTCTGGGTGTATCAGTGCAATAGTTTG gaacaaGCACAAGCTATTTGCAAAGTATTATCTACAGCCTTTGATTCAGTTTTAATGTCAGAGAAGTCCTGa